The genomic DNA CAGGGTGTAACGACTTCCATAAAACTTGCTAGAGTAAATACTGCTTTACATGTGGTTCATAAGTGACATTTCCATTTACAGTTCCAGTTCTTCTTTTCTCCTTACACCTGTTAATGGTTAAGTTTCAGGTTTATAAAAACACTCTTCATCTCCTTCCACTGAGACGTTATCCATGACTCGTGATGGAAATGAATGTTAAAACTAACCCACGTGCATTTTAGACTAAAACACTGTTCTTTATCAACCCCACAGCATGCTTTGTCCTGGGCCAGAGCTCCTGCTGCCTGCCTGAACTTCAACTGCATGCTCATTCTGCTGCCAGTCTGCAGAAACCTCCTCTCCATTCTTCGTGGCACCATACAGgtattcattaaaaataaatacatttaaatcaggcttaccacaaaacaaaagcagccaTCATtaaatgggtacactgtggtcataaagggctGGACATAGTCAGGAGAAGTACTCAGGCTGTGTGGCATGTAAATTATGCTCAGTTAATGCTAAGgcacccaaagtgtgccaagaaaatattaccCACACCAttaaaccagcagcagcagcctgatcTGCTGATACACGGCAGGattgatccatgctttcatctgcttgtgtgggaaaatcccagcagaccatcactttccactgtctggcaccaacaactgtgcactgagttgctgtcatgtgattggctgtttgttttattgttgttgttgttgtttgtttatgttgtAATGGTTTATCACTCattaatgaattttttttaatgtttctcatTTGAATTCAGTGCTGCAGTCGCACAGCAGCTCGGCAACTAGATCGAAACCTCACTTTTCACAAACTGGTGGCTTACATGATTGCCTTCCATAcaggtaatattttttttttcctgaaaattGTAGAGTGAGCATATCTAAGTTTTGAGAGAGGttgtggttgataaaaacatgacAACATTGTagccagttttatttttacaagttAGTCAGAATCTGTTCAGTGGAATATGGAGCTCATGATGAAATTCCATATTCCATTGAAAGAGACTGAGTAATGAGTAATTCTTAGATTACTTTAGATTTTCCCATCTTAGATtaactcagaggaaaaaaaacagcatttaatgATGTAATGTAATGCCTAGTTATTGGAAAGTTATTGGAGCTGTCAGAAAAGCTTCATATCTCCTATTCATAATAACCACTGTGGCAGTTAATGGTTATGGCCTCTCTCTTCATGTGGCTTTTCTTCTGATTAAATTATAAGCTTATTAGACTTTGGAgcacagatatttaaaaaaaaaaaaaagaagatctTTGAAAGAACCTTGACGAACTCCACAATTATAATCAACATTTCTGAAGCACTCAAATACACAAAATGTAGTTAATATCATTATtacagatgtgtttttttttaaccgcaTGAGGATATTTATGCTGTTACCACAATTATAATATTTCAAAGCAAGCAAATTCCTAAGGTGCTTAGGAAAGCCTCTAGATCAGTGGGGGCCGTGGCCCACCAGGTACTGCAGGTGTGCCGCAGTAATAACAAAAATTCAGCTTGAAATTACTCGCAAGTAtgtatagttacatatttatttaaatttatttatataaaaagttcatttaaaaaaaggtggTTGGTACATATtacatattggcattagcactttacatgtGACTGAGTAGTATTAGTAATTTATAGCCAATAGCcggtgttgtttatgtttttgcatcaaattttcaaggaaagACACCACTTCCTCTtatattttgatgagagtgaagacagcTTTCTAGCCAGGAAACTTACACAGGCCAGcactattggggggggggggggggggggttcaggtTTTTAAGTGTGCAACAGCACTCTTGAATtagatatatagatattaaATATATGGGGACCTATGATAGAGCCCTGAGGTACACCACTCCATTCACTTGCCAGCACACATGGCAGTAAGGAGTGATATTCTTCACAGCAAGGctatttaaagctttaaagcgatgagtcattttttttcataagtaCAGAATTTGTCAGTGTACTGTAAACTTGCTGGTACAGCAGTAATGAGCTCACATTTCCTGGAGCAGGAGGCAGCATTCTGACCCTATGACTTTATATAAAGCTTTATTGGACAAGAATAATTTACATCTGGAAATTTTGAAAAGTTGAAACAAGCATGACTGACAACATTTTAACTtgggcatttaaaaaaatgatcagtcTAAAAAAGCCCCTCCAAGGTTTCAAGCAGGTAGTATTTGTAGTCAGTGAAActtatgaaataattaaaaccatatatacaaatatacaggattttaaattaacaaATAATTATCAAATATTACTTCACAGATTAAGCACTTCATAATTTTCCAGATTATCAGCCTgaggttttttttatatatacattaaTATCATCATACTGCTTGAAACCAAATGACATCCgatttatttatcaaattatTTAGTTAATATTTAGCACACTTGCCAGCTTTATGGGTTCAAGATGAAAAAACCTGCTGAATATTTAGTGAtaagtttcctttttctctctctttcttgtaGCCGTGCACATAGGCGCACATTTGTTCAACTTTGAGTTTTTTATGGATGCCCAGCTCAATCGCAACACCAGCCTTCTGACCTTTGTCCTGTCAGAAATTGGTAATGGGGACAATGCCTCCTTCCTCAACCCCATCAGGACAAATGAGACGGTGAGTGGTTGGTTACCAGGCTGCttttatgttttcctttttaatacaaaaatcaCACAGTGTGGTTAGTCATAAGAGTGGTTTAATGCTTCTTATGTTGTCTGAAATCCCCACTGCTTATTACTAAATTTGGTGCTAATGAGAAAAGTGGTATTACATCATCTGGTGaacttcccttttttttaaatgggtttTGTCCTCAGAAATGTTCTCAGTTGAGAAATTTCCTCTTTACAGATACAGTTTGCAGCTTTCAAATGCAATTCTTCATTAAATGAAATGCAAGCTAGACATGTTAGTATGCCAGTACCATCAGATTTAACCATATGTGGACTCATGGCTTTTTTTCACTGATGATACTCTTTACAGATACTCTGATTAATCCTACATTTTTAACTACTGCCCCATTCCTTCTGACTAAATTTGATATATCAGATCATTGCACCCAGGActcaaggtttcccagcagaacattgcccaaagcttcacactgcctctgctggcTTGCCTTTTTAACGTAGTGCAGCCATATTTTTTCCAAGATAAATGACGCACATGCACCCAGCCATCCAAccgatgtaaaaaaaaaaagaaaaaaaaaaagaaaagtgattcatcagaccagtaCTTTTTATTCTTAGAGTACTTTACTTTAGCTGTTTTTGGTGTTTCATGCATCAAAGTCAGCTTCCTGTGGTGGCAGAGAGGTCTAATGCACTGCAACTTAGGAAAATACCAGCAAATAGGAAGAAGtaaaagtgcacaaaacacagtggaagttaaatacattttttagattagattagattagattagattccttttattgtcattgcatatGTCACAAGTACAGCGCAATGAAATGCAGATTGCATCTAACCAGAAGTGCTTGGGtggtgatgaaaaaaaaaaaaagagcatatgATAAcaggagaaaacccaacagaaatggaaaaaatacaaGAGAGGTTATCTGAAGCACAAtggaagtagaaaaaaaacacagcggAAGTGTTTTTAGGGAGATAATAAGGTGGCAGAACAGCTGTAGAAGTCAAACCAGAACATGCAAAGGATCgcagtgagacacacacacacacacacatacacacacacaaacaaaagtgGAGGGGTCGTCTGTGttgtgagagaaagaaagatgcaGGCAATATGTGTTTTAATTGCATGATTTGTATAACGCTGTAGATATATGTTGCCATTAGCCATGTACCTTATTGACTCTCCAAAACGCCTCTATTGACACTGGAATAAAAGCACTAAAATACAGTACTATCCAAGATATGACACCTCAGTATCTTTCAGCAGATGCGGACAATATCCTGTTGAATGCGCACCAGATCTTTGACGGATCTGttttggagttttctctgtaaatggacaagattggaccctgaaacatccaaactctgaatgaaCATCTGTTACATACTCGGataatatccatttaaacatctgtgaaagatcAGATCTTCCCATATTCTCTCTGGAAACATTACAGATATGTGGCAGATCCATAAAGCTGGATCTGCCAGAGTGTTCCAGATTTGACCTGATACAGGCCTTTTTTGTCCAGTGTgggttttgtgattttttttatttatttttttttctacttcccctgtattttttgtttgtttgtttgtgtgtgtttttgcaacctTTTTCTGTTCGCTGGTGTTTTCTTAAGTTGCACTATGTGTGACTCCTCAGGACCACCGTGCCTTTCCTACATTTAAACATGCTTCCTTCTTGGTTTAGTTACCTTTTGTCAAACAGCTTCAGCAGTGAGGGGAACTATAACAACACAACCATTTAGTAAATGGGGAAGTTAGTCAATAAACGAGGCCTGCAGGGGTGGTGGTTAAAATTAGAGCAACTGAGGAACTGAGGTGATGACACTGGACCTCGACCCACAACAGATTACTCatctgtgtgacctttttcaagAGACCATGTGCTAAAAATGTCATCTGTAAACTGCATTTACAGAATCCTACCATCGTCATGTTCACCACCGTCGCCGGGCTGACAGGTGTGGTCATCACTCTAGctctcatcctcatcatcacttCATCCATGGAGGTCATCCGCAGGTCATACTTTGAGGTGTTCTGGTACACGCATCATCTCTTCGTCATCTTCTTCATCGGCCTGGTGTTTCACGGCTACGCGTAAGATGGCACAAAAGTTCAGGCACAAAAGCACTGCTagctattttctttttattaaaattttgtACCTTTTTTTCCCAACCTGTCAGTATTTCCTCTTAAAATCTTTTGTCCTCAATGAAAAGGTTTCTATCTTGACCAGAGCTGCATCCACAAACTGTATGGGTACAATGCAGAGATATGTGCAACTAATAATGCACTAGAATTTAACTCACCAAAACTGTAACATGGACTTGTTGGACCTGTGTGTACAGCAATTAATTCAGGTGATCCATAGCAGACAAGTAGCAGCGACACCCAAAGAGGCCATGCCACTATTGTGGGTGACAATGTTTATGCTTCAACAAGTATGCAAAGCTTGGTATGGGCCAATGTCAATTTTGTCTGCAAAATTTTTGTGATCTGACaacattttgaacattttttgtGACTTGTCCACGAGAACCTGTGCTACAATGCACCACCTATGCAGGTGTTTCTTTATGGACATGAAGCAGACTTCAGAGGAGATTAACAGGAATGAATCATGGTCTGTGCAGCTGTCCgtgtctgtgtctgcagctaCTGACTATAATCATCACTTCTATCAGAATCCAGATGGATGAGTTTTACTATCCATAGAGGCCAAAACTGCTTTTGTAGTAGGTTTtaatcatgtttatttctggTATAAAGTTGAGAATTTTAACATGGGCGTCTGTGGGAACTGACTCCCTCTTGACtcccagcctcaagtggccactggaggaactgcagtttgccttcatttttcagtcccAGAGGTTAAGACTTGGACATTTGGGCTGGATCTTTGTCTTAACTCAAAAAGATCTTAGTTTTAACAGAAAACCAGTACCTTATGATTCTGGTCTTGACTCAAACATGTCCCAAGTGGAGCATTTAGGAatgcatgggtttccatgactACCTGGGACAGTACTCTTGTCCATATAGTTCATATAGAGttcatatataaaataaaagaaactctCCATTAAACTAATGTTAACTCCACAGGTTTTTCTTCAAACAATGATTTTTATGAATTGCTCACCCTTGCTCCGTGTGTTTCTGATTGTAGGCGTATTGTGCGAGGACAGACGACGGAGAGCTTGAAGACAAATATACCTGAACACTGTGCTGACGATTTTGAAAACTGGGGTATAAATGGGTCCGGCTGTGCTGTGCCAGAGTTTGCTGGAAACCCACCAGGGGTGAGCTTTGATTTCCTAAACTTACAACCAATAAAAAGACATTTGGAAAGTTGCATTATCTATCAGGCTTCTAAGAAAACTACTTCATCCAACGTTTTCCCTTTCTCCAGACATGGAAGTGGGTGTTGGGTCCCATGATCCTCTATGTGTGTGAGAGGATTGTTCGCATCTATCGATCCCACCAAAAAGTGGTCATTACTAAGGCATGTCTGGACTTGATTACACTCATATAAACATTAATGAGACCATGCACCAAGTTTGTTTCACTTGTTTGACTTGTAGTGGAAAATACTGATGTGTGACCATAAAggctaaataaataatcataatTCTAAATCTATTACCCTGTACTTGGCCCACAGGTGGTGATGCACCCTTCCAAGACTCTGGAGCTgcagatgaagaagaaaggCTTCCATATGGAGGTGGGGCAGTACGTCTTCATCCAGTGTCCGTCTGTCTCCAGGCTCGAGTGGCACCCCTTCACCCTGACCTCTGCCCCCGAGGAAGACTACTTCAGCGCCCACATCCGTATTGTCGGGGACTGGACTCAGGCGCTGTATGAGGCCTGTGGAGGAAACACAAATGAACCTCTGGAGGCCTGGACCCTGCCCAAGTAAGGAAGATGGATAACAGAGGAAAACTGTGCTTGAAATTGCCTGTGATTGCATTTGATTGCCACCTATCCAGCACTCCTTTGAAAAGCTGG from Archocentrus centrarchus isolate MPI-CPG fArcCen1 chromosome 2, fArcCen1, whole genome shotgun sequence includes the following:
- the cybb gene encoding NADPH oxidase 2, with amino-acid sequence MSNFVANEGLSIFVILVWLGINAYLFVQFYMNFLVQRWFYTRVLLGHALSWARAPAACLNFNCMLILLPVCRNLLSILRGTIQCCSRTAARQLDRNLTFHKLVAYMIAFHTAVHIGAHLFNFEFFMDAQLNRNTSLLTFVLSEIGNGDNASFLNPIRTNETNPTIVMFTTVAGLTGVVITLALILIITSSMEVIRRSYFEVFWYTHHLFVIFFIGLVFHGYARIVRGQTTESLKTNIPEHCADDFENWGINGSGCAVPEFAGNPPGTWKWVLGPMILYVCERIVRIYRSHQKVVITKVVMHPSKTLELQMKKKGFHMEVGQYVFIQCPSVSRLEWHPFTLTSAPEEDYFSAHIRIVGDWTQALYEACGGNTNEPLEAWTLPKMAIDGPFGTASEDVFRYEVVMLVGAGIGVTPFASILKSVWYKRIQNNQDVFTKKIYFYWLCPETEAFEWFADLLQSLERQMTEKGMMDFLSYNIYLTRWKEQEAAHFRVHHEAENDPITGLKQKTFYGKPNWDNEFTNIESRHPRSKVGVFLCGPPMLGKALEKQCLSHSEADVKFIFNKENF